A single genomic interval of Rhodopirellula islandica harbors:
- a CDS encoding exonuclease domain-containing protein, whose translation MDFTAIDFETATRRSDSACQLAAVRVRGGEIVDSVSWLIRPRPFVFSPANIQIHGITPGMVRDESEFGELWPDIQSTLGDDCLIAHNASFDLGVLMACLESHDHPVPEMQYSCTRAIARRTWPQQPRFGLKPLSDWLGIRFRHHDALEDSVACAKIALAAAEDSGVTSLEELESKLSLSRGTAGEWGKKGPTTRRASSRRKSSARRPSTPASAVAIAGSTVATATIPSPSLSSAPTRTCGISDSGVDLQRLMIRADFIRPLEGRKVVFTGLLTKLQREEAELLTSRCGGKCQSSVSRKTDLVVVGELDSRTIQAGRTMSTKEATARQLAAEGTALKIMTEQEFLEMIIAM comes from the coding sequence ATGGATTTCACCGCAATCGATTTTGAAACGGCGACGCGTCGCTCCGACAGTGCTTGCCAATTGGCGGCGGTCCGTGTTCGCGGCGGTGAGATCGTTGACTCGGTAAGTTGGCTCATTCGGCCGCGACCGTTTGTGTTTTCACCAGCCAACATTCAGATTCACGGCATCACCCCCGGCATGGTGCGTGACGAGTCCGAATTTGGCGAGCTTTGGCCGGACATCCAATCCACGCTGGGCGATGATTGCTTGATCGCTCACAACGCCAGTTTTGATCTCGGCGTGTTGATGGCGTGCTTGGAATCGCATGATCATCCCGTTCCGGAAATGCAATACAGTTGCACGCGAGCGATCGCTCGGCGGACTTGGCCCCAGCAACCTCGGTTTGGTTTGAAACCGCTGTCGGATTGGTTGGGCATTCGGTTCCGTCACCACGATGCCCTCGAGGATTCAGTCGCCTGCGCCAAAATCGCTTTGGCGGCAGCAGAAGACTCGGGCGTGACCAGCCTCGAAGAATTGGAATCCAAGCTCTCCCTTTCGCGAGGAACGGCCGGCGAATGGGGCAAGAAAGGCCCGACGACGCGACGTGCTTCCAGCAGACGAAAATCGTCCGCGCGACGCCCGTCCACGCCAGCCTCCGCCGTCGCGATCGCTGGGTCAACGGTCGCCACCGCAACCATCCCATCCCCCTCGCTCTCATCCGCCCCGACGCGAACCTGCGGGATCAGTGACAGCGGCGTGGATCTGCAGCGGTTGATGATCCGGGCGGATTTCATTCGTCCGTTGGAAGGTCGAAAAGTCGTCTTCACCGGCCTGCTGACCAAACTGCAGCGAGAAGAGGCCGAATTGCTGACTTCGCGTTGCGGCGGAAAGTGCCAATCCAGCGTTTCTCGAAAAACGGACTTGGTCGTCGTTGGTGAACTGGATTCGCGAACGATCCAGGCCGGGCGCACGATGAGCACCAAGGAAGCCACCGCTCGGCAATTGGCCGCCGAGGGAACTGCTCTGAAAATCATGACGGAGCAGGAGTTCTTGGAAATGATCATCGCAATGTGA
- a CDS encoding four helix bundle protein translates to MFVLQPASDPMDQRGEDLEDRLLDFATRVGKLVEALPETRLGRHIAGQLVRSGTSPAPNYAEACAAESKKDFVHKLGIALKELRESRTWVKLILRSEMLSDDRIKPLLDECIQLCNIIGKSVVTAKANLQNPK, encoded by the coding sequence TTGTTTGTTCTCCAGCCGGCGAGCGACCCAATGGATCAGCGTGGTGAAGATTTAGAAGATCGGCTACTGGATTTCGCGACACGCGTCGGGAAATTGGTCGAAGCGTTGCCGGAGACCCGCCTGGGGCGGCACATCGCTGGCCAGCTGGTGCGAAGTGGCACTTCGCCCGCACCAAACTATGCCGAAGCGTGTGCCGCTGAAAGCAAGAAGGACTTTGTTCACAAGCTGGGGATCGCGTTGAAGGAACTTCGTGAATCGCGAACTTGGGTCAAGCTAATTCTAAGGTCGGAGATGCTTTCCGATGACCGCATCAAACCGCTTCTCGATGAGTGCATCCAACTGTGCAACATCATTGGGAAATCTGTTGTGACGGCAAAGGCAAATCTCCAAAACCCGAAGTAG
- a CDS encoding SHD1 domain-containing protein has translation MFLTAPTFAADPVHFSSQAGATVTYKINIQIGIGKDAGKYPGTLTYQVKSATPELIQLTATGDLQGKASRPSSFFRSSNDSPLPTLESASCRGALLGITPLGKVEVVQRDDMLGLVLGTIGQLAIAPLPPAAAAPVNPRAAQKGADVAVTWDVSDTTTIARVSSPFGMTPSFASRAGIDNKKLSIATEKWKYVAHPAVRNRMKIDHQYELSAPDSDPPLKMQGEGIAFFNLEDGFYEQLQINRVLFQVDDGVEVKVPVSITVVRETEQERAAKIAAAKEAALKRTRPFTDIERRQWLQALAPGSSAAAAHRAMSDLNSRNQRQDPELAQALLKRAEISDKNMQPFYYSAAGRFDESIKQMAEDRRDYSRGIGTVKRTGAPVTTASRLVVGQILAKSRERFSGHEAVEVKEIHDRNEVSVQPVGGHGRVERVNVSLLRYPPDTVPQPVHVRAAPRARRVAPKPRVVMEEPEENDEVEDESEPEMDAIRTWTDKTGKFKIEASFLAVKDGKLRLKSADDKTIEIPLAALSKKDVDLAEQFQEESEAPANPFQVVTE, from the coding sequence ATGTTCCTGACTGCCCCCACGTTTGCTGCTGATCCAGTTCACTTCAGCAGCCAAGCAGGGGCGACGGTCACCTACAAGATCAACATTCAGATCGGCATCGGCAAAGACGCGGGCAAGTATCCCGGCACGTTGACCTATCAAGTCAAATCAGCCACGCCTGAGCTGATTCAGTTGACCGCGACCGGCGACCTGCAGGGCAAAGCATCCCGCCCCTCGTCTTTCTTTCGCAGCAGCAACGACTCACCGTTGCCGACCCTCGAGTCGGCATCTTGTCGCGGAGCCTTGCTTGGAATCACGCCGCTGGGCAAAGTCGAAGTGGTCCAGCGTGACGACATGCTTGGGCTGGTGCTTGGCACCATCGGCCAACTTGCGATTGCTCCCCTCCCGCCTGCGGCCGCGGCTCCCGTCAATCCACGCGCCGCGCAAAAGGGTGCGGATGTCGCGGTGACTTGGGATGTCTCCGACACGACCACGATCGCTCGCGTTAGCAGCCCCTTCGGGATGACACCCTCATTCGCCAGCCGAGCGGGAATCGACAATAAAAAGCTTTCCATCGCGACTGAGAAGTGGAAGTATGTCGCTCATCCAGCGGTCCGGAACCGGATGAAGATCGACCACCAATACGAGTTGTCAGCGCCGGATTCGGATCCCCCACTCAAGATGCAAGGCGAGGGCATCGCGTTCTTCAACTTGGAAGATGGCTTCTATGAGCAACTGCAAATCAATCGCGTGTTGTTCCAGGTCGACGACGGCGTGGAAGTGAAGGTGCCGGTTTCCATCACGGTCGTTCGCGAAACGGAGCAAGAACGAGCCGCCAAAATTGCCGCGGCAAAGGAAGCGGCCCTCAAACGCACGCGTCCATTCACCGACATCGAACGCCGACAATGGCTACAAGCGTTGGCGCCAGGCTCGTCGGCTGCGGCAGCCCATCGTGCGATGTCAGATCTCAATTCTCGGAATCAACGCCAAGATCCCGAACTCGCCCAAGCACTCCTGAAACGCGCCGAGATCTCTGACAAAAACATGCAGCCGTTCTACTACTCAGCGGCGGGTCGTTTCGACGAATCGATCAAGCAAATGGCGGAGGACCGTCGCGATTACAGCCGTGGGATTGGGACGGTGAAGCGGACCGGCGCCCCAGTCACGACCGCCAGTCGTTTGGTTGTCGGCCAGATTCTGGCGAAATCGCGAGAACGGTTCAGCGGCCACGAAGCGGTGGAAGTCAAAGAGATCCATGACCGCAACGAAGTTTCAGTGCAGCCCGTCGGTGGGCACGGCCGGGTGGAACGCGTCAACGTCTCGCTGCTGCGTTATCCCCCTGACACGGTTCCACAACCCGTCCATGTGCGGGCGGCACCACGGGCCCGGCGTGTCGCTCCCAAACCCCGGGTGGTGATGGAGGAACCGGAGGAGAACGACGAAGTGGAAGATGAATCCGAACCGGAAATGGATGCCATCCGAACCTGGACCGACAAAACGGGGAAATTCAAGATCGAGGCGTCGTTCCTGGCGGTGAAAGACGGCAAGCTTCGCCTGAAATCCGCCGATGACAAAACGATCGAAATCCCGCTGGCGGCCCTCTCGAAGAAGGACGTGGACCTCGCGGAACAATTCCAAGAGGAATCCGAAGCCCCCGCCAATCCGTTTCAAGTTGTGACGGAATAG
- the carB gene encoding carbamoyl-phosphate synthase large subunit, whose translation MPRRDDIKKILLIGSGPIVIGQACEFDYSGTQACKALREEGYEVVLVNSNPATIMTDPATADATYIEPLTWQMVEKVIAKERPDALLPTLGGQTGLNVAMDLDANGVLEKYGVEMIAANAKVIAKAEEREQFKQAMDKIGLDVCNGFTVRTLADARKALAEVGLPAVVRPSFTMGGSGSAIAYNKDDFDSLVQNGLDQSPVTEVLIEESIIGWKEYEMEVMRDRDDNVVIICAIENFDPMGVHTGDSITVAPAQTLSDKEYQRMRDASMAVIREIGVETGGSNIQFAIEPDTGRMIVIEMNPRVSRSSALASKATGFPIAKIAAKLAVGYRLWELPNDITQKTKACFEPTIDYVVTKMPRFAFEKFPEADATLTTQMKSVGETMSIGRTFQESFQKALRGLEVGAFGFGSDPKDLWGTEDQPSRDEIRSKLSIPGSERVFYIRYAFKDGMTAAEIHSLTNIDPWFLDHLQQLIETEDNLRSIGKLDAIDADTMRDAKRRGFSDRQIATITSKTESQVRAKRLELDIRPVYKSVDTCAAEFEAFTPYYYSTYESETEVPAKGDKKRVVILGGGPNRIGQGIEFDYCCCHASFALQEMGIESIMVNSNPETVSTDYDTSDILFFEPLTIEDVLNICDAMQPDGVIVQFGGQTPLNLARGLEQAGVPIIGTSVDTIDAAEDRELFSSLIDELGLRQPPSGIARNMDEARVEAKRIGYPALVRPSFVLGGRAMEICYDNAQFARYVAEAFIVADGQPVLIDRFLEDATEVDVDAISDGNDCVIMGIMEHIEEAGVHSGDSACCIPPFSLTQPVLAEIRDATRKLAARLNVIGLMNIQFAVKLEGSQPTLYILEVNPRASRTVPFVAKATGVPVANIATKVMAGQTLKELGVTEEPIPRHVSIKESVLPFRKFAGVDIVLGPEMRSTGEVMGVSELFSIAFAKSQLAAGTVLPESGKIFLSLSANHKESAESLGKSLIDLGFELLATEGTAVRLEESGVAVTRVKKLSEGHPNLIDYLKNDDVQLILNTPSGKGARTDEGKIRAAGVQHGVPCITTLAAAEAAVRAMVAMRDTPMEVESLQRRYAQNI comes from the coding sequence GTGCCGCGTCGCGACGACATCAAGAAGATTCTGCTCATTGGTAGTGGCCCGATTGTGATCGGCCAAGCTTGCGAATTCGATTACTCCGGAACGCAAGCCTGCAAAGCATTGCGTGAAGAGGGTTATGAGGTCGTGCTGGTCAACAGCAACCCAGCGACGATCATGACCGATCCGGCAACCGCTGACGCAACGTACATCGAACCGCTGACTTGGCAGATGGTCGAAAAGGTCATCGCCAAAGAACGCCCGGATGCCTTGCTGCCGACCCTCGGCGGCCAAACCGGCCTCAACGTCGCGATGGACCTGGACGCCAACGGTGTGTTGGAAAAATACGGCGTTGAAATGATCGCCGCCAACGCCAAGGTCATCGCCAAAGCGGAAGAACGCGAGCAGTTCAAACAGGCGATGGACAAAATCGGTCTGGACGTCTGCAACGGCTTCACCGTCCGAACGCTTGCCGACGCTCGCAAAGCCCTCGCAGAAGTGGGCTTGCCCGCCGTCGTCCGACCATCGTTCACAATGGGCGGCAGTGGCTCAGCGATTGCCTACAACAAAGACGACTTCGACTCGTTGGTGCAAAACGGGCTGGACCAATCGCCCGTGACGGAAGTCTTGATCGAAGAATCGATCATCGGCTGGAAAGAGTACGAGATGGAAGTCATGCGTGACCGCGACGACAACGTCGTGATCATCTGCGCCATCGAAAACTTTGACCCCATGGGTGTTCACACCGGTGACTCGATCACCGTCGCCCCCGCTCAAACGCTGAGCGACAAAGAATACCAACGGATGCGCGACGCCTCGATGGCAGTCATCCGGGAGATCGGTGTCGAAACGGGCGGCAGCAACATTCAGTTCGCCATCGAGCCTGACACCGGCCGAATGATCGTGATTGAAATGAACCCGCGGGTCAGCCGCAGCTCGGCTCTGGCCAGCAAAGCGACGGGGTTCCCAATTGCGAAAATCGCGGCGAAGTTGGCCGTGGGGTACCGGTTGTGGGAATTGCCCAACGACATCACCCAGAAAACCAAAGCCTGTTTCGAACCGACGATCGACTACGTCGTCACCAAGATGCCGCGATTCGCGTTCGAGAAGTTCCCCGAAGCCGACGCGACGCTGACCACGCAAATGAAATCGGTCGGCGAAACCATGTCGATCGGCCGCACATTCCAGGAATCCTTCCAGAAAGCTCTGCGAGGACTGGAAGTCGGTGCGTTTGGATTCGGCAGCGATCCCAAGGATCTCTGGGGAACCGAAGACCAACCCAGCCGCGACGAAATCCGATCGAAGCTGTCGATTCCTGGTTCAGAACGCGTTTTCTACATCCGCTACGCGTTCAAAGACGGGATGACCGCGGCTGAGATTCACTCGCTGACCAACATCGACCCGTGGTTTCTGGATCACCTGCAACAACTGATCGAAACCGAAGACAACCTGCGCTCGATTGGCAAGCTGGACGCAATCGATGCGGACACCATGCGAGACGCCAAACGTCGAGGGTTCTCGGATCGTCAAATCGCGACAATCACGTCGAAGACGGAATCACAAGTGCGTGCCAAACGCCTGGAGTTGGACATTCGTCCGGTCTACAAGAGTGTCGATACCTGTGCGGCTGAATTCGAAGCCTTCACACCGTATTACTACAGCACCTACGAATCCGAAACCGAAGTGCCAGCCAAGGGCGACAAAAAACGGGTCGTGATTTTGGGTGGTGGCCCCAACCGAATTGGCCAGGGCATCGAGTTTGATTACTGCTGCTGCCACGCGTCGTTTGCCCTGCAAGAGATGGGCATCGAATCGATCATGGTCAACAGCAACCCAGAAACCGTCAGCACGGACTACGACACCTCGGACATCCTGTTCTTCGAGCCGTTGACGATCGAAGACGTGCTGAACATCTGCGATGCGATGCAGCCCGACGGTGTGATCGTTCAGTTTGGCGGTCAAACCCCACTCAACTTGGCGCGTGGATTGGAACAAGCCGGGGTGCCGATCATCGGCACCAGCGTCGACACGATCGACGCGGCCGAGGACCGCGAATTGTTCAGCAGCCTGATCGACGAACTCGGTCTGCGGCAACCGCCATCGGGCATCGCTCGCAACATGGACGAAGCACGCGTGGAAGCCAAACGAATTGGCTATCCCGCCCTCGTCCGTCCCAGCTTTGTGCTCGGCGGCCGCGCGATGGAAATCTGCTACGACAATGCCCAATTCGCTCGCTACGTTGCCGAAGCTTTCATCGTCGCCGATGGACAACCGGTGCTGATCGACCGATTCCTCGAAGACGCCACCGAAGTCGACGTCGACGCCATCAGCGACGGCAACGACTGTGTGATCATGGGGATCATGGAACACATCGAAGAAGCCGGTGTTCACTCCGGCGACTCGGCGTGCTGCATCCCACCGTTCAGTTTGACCCAACCGGTGCTGGCCGAAATTCGCGATGCAACTCGCAAACTGGCCGCTCGGCTGAACGTGATCGGCCTGATGAACATCCAGTTTGCCGTCAAGCTCGAAGGCTCCCAGCCAACACTTTACATTCTTGAAGTGAACCCGCGAGCCAGCCGCACCGTGCCGTTCGTCGCCAAAGCGACGGGTGTTCCCGTGGCGAACATCGCGACCAAAGTCATGGCCGGCCAAACGCTGAAAGAACTCGGCGTCACCGAGGAGCCGATCCCACGCCACGTCTCGATCAAAGAGAGCGTGTTGCCGTTCCGGAAATTTGCCGGCGTCGACATTGTGCTCGGCCCCGAAATGCGGAGCACGGGCGAAGTCATGGGCGTCAGCGAACTGTTCTCAATCGCATTTGCGAAGAGCCAACTGGCTGCGGGAACCGTGCTGCCGGAATCTGGCAAGATCTTCTTGTCGCTGTCCGCCAACCACAAAGAATCCGCCGAATCGCTCGGCAAGTCGCTGATCGACTTGGGTTTCGAATTGCTGGCCACCGAGGGCACCGCCGTCCGGTTGGAAGAATCTGGCGTTGCGGTGACCCGCGTCAAAAAGCTGTCCGAGGGTCACCCGAACCTGATCGACTACCTCAAGAACGACGACGTTCAGCTGATCCTGAACACACCGTCGGGCAAGGGTGCTCGAACTGACGAGGGCAAGATCCGAGCTGCCGGGGTTCAACACGGGGTGCCATGCATCACGACGCTGGCCGCCGCCGAAGCGGCCGTCCGAGCCATGGTGGCGATGCGAGACACGCCGATGGAAGTTGAGTCACTCCAACGTCGATACGCTCAGAACATCTGA
- a CDS encoding DUF1501 domain-containing protein, producing the protein MNVSQNHALPTLANLSGRRQFLQHAGMGLGAAALGSIVARAQANEAVSAEKPVAADLKAGEMAGLHFPAKAKRVIFLFMAGAPSQMDLFDYKPELAKQFKQPLPPSVSNGQRVTAMTRGQEQIIAPSMFEFSRHGENGVHLSELLPHLGTVIDDICLIRSTHTDAINHDPGKTLFCTGSEIPGKASLGSWLSYGLGRMNENLPDFIVLNSAFWSGDKANIQALYSRLWGSGYLPSKHQGVSFQPSGDPVLFLSNPQGVNRESRQKMLDLVTDLNRQHMQQSGDPEILTTIAQQEMAFRMQASVPELTDLSQETEDTLAMYGPEVHKSGSFARNCLMARRMVERDVRFVQLFHRGWDHHSHLPKKIRGQAYDVDQPCAALIRDLRQRGMLDDTLVVFAGEFGRTTYCQGKLTHKDYGRDHHPRCFTTWMAGGGVKGGIAHGVTDDFSYNVVENPVHVRDFNATILHQLGINHERLTFPFLGLDQRLTGVEEAHVIHDILA; encoded by the coding sequence ATGAACGTCTCTCAAAACCACGCTCTTCCAACCCTCGCCAACCTGTCCGGTCGGCGACAGTTCCTGCAGCACGCCGGGATGGGACTGGGAGCGGCAGCGTTGGGTTCGATCGTCGCGCGGGCACAAGCCAACGAAGCCGTCTCGGCGGAGAAGCCCGTGGCAGCGGATTTGAAAGCGGGCGAAATGGCGGGACTGCACTTTCCCGCCAAAGCCAAACGGGTGATCTTCCTGTTCATGGCGGGGGCTCCCAGCCAAATGGATTTGTTTGATTACAAACCCGAGCTCGCCAAGCAGTTCAAACAGCCGCTGCCGCCCAGCGTCAGCAACGGGCAACGCGTCACCGCGATGACTCGCGGCCAGGAACAAATCATCGCGCCATCGATGTTTGAATTTTCGCGACATGGAGAAAACGGCGTCCACCTCAGCGAACTGTTGCCGCACCTTGGAACCGTGATCGATGACATTTGCCTGATTCGTTCCACGCACACCGACGCGATCAATCACGACCCTGGCAAGACGCTGTTCTGCACCGGATCCGAGATCCCCGGCAAAGCGAGCCTGGGATCCTGGCTGAGCTATGGCCTCGGCCGGATGAACGAAAACCTGCCCGACTTCATCGTCCTCAATTCGGCGTTTTGGAGCGGTGACAAAGCCAACATCCAAGCACTCTACAGTCGCCTGTGGGGATCGGGTTATCTGCCTTCCAAACATCAAGGCGTCTCGTTCCAACCCTCCGGTGATCCCGTCTTGTTTCTCTCCAATCCCCAAGGAGTGAACCGCGAAAGCCGGCAGAAGATGCTGGACCTGGTCACGGATCTGAATCGCCAACACATGCAGCAAAGCGGTGACCCTGAAATCCTGACCACCATTGCGCAGCAAGAGATGGCATTTCGGATGCAAGCGTCTGTGCCCGAACTGACTGATCTGAGCCAAGAAACCGAAGACACCTTGGCGATGTACGGCCCCGAAGTTCACAAGAGCGGCTCGTTCGCACGCAACTGTTTGATGGCACGCCGCATGGTCGAACGCGACGTGCGGTTCGTGCAACTGTTTCACCGCGGTTGGGATCACCACTCGCACCTGCCCAAGAAAATTCGTGGCCAGGCGTACGACGTGGATCAACCCTGTGCCGCACTGATTCGCGACTTGCGGCAGCGGGGGATGCTCGATGACACCCTGGTCGTGTTCGCGGGCGAGTTTGGACGCACGACTTACTGCCAAGGCAAACTGACGCACAAAGATTACGGACGCGATCACCATCCACGTTGCTTCACGACTTGGATGGCGGGTGGGGGTGTCAAAGGCGGCATCGCCCACGGGGTCACCGATGACTTCAGCTACAACGTGGTCGAGAACCCGGTTCATGTGCGCGATTTCAACGCCACCATCCTGCATCAACTGGGAATCAACCACGAACGACTGACGTTCCCATTCTTGGGACTGGATCAACGTTTGACGGGTGTGGAAGAAGCCCATGTCATCCACGACATATTGGCCTGA
- a CDS encoding sigma-54-dependent transcriptional regulator yields the protein MTSDLTAATDSPAEPLDRSKYRLLVVDNEAAHARAMTESLEKVGYVCEVATSGPDAAALIQRETFDIIITDMVMNDVDGMKILALANERLPECEVVMVTGHATVPIAVEAMQLGAFNFLEKPITPSRLRAIVEKAAENVELRRQNTELMQRLDERFGFEGIIYTSKKMQTVIDRLRRIAATDATVLITGESGTGKEMVAQAIHQNSPRKNKRIVALNTRAVSENLVESELFGHVKGSFTDAVSDREGAFEYANGGTLFLDEVGDMPMSTQIKLLRVLEESQITRVGGNKSIKVNVRLISATNRPLEEMIDAGTFRNDLYFRLKVVTIELPPLRERRDDVITLMDHFRKMFLRRHGKSSAHFTPAVTKKFFAYDWPGNIRQLRNFVETMVVLDTDGSLDEDDLPPELIDETPQEGSDATTPALIEGSMSFVGKPLAEIERWAIEETLKMTGNNREEAAKILQIGARTLYRRLDQYKKDEDEANS from the coding sequence ATGACTTCCGATCTCACTGCTGCCACTGATTCTCCCGCCGAGCCGCTTGATCGTTCCAAGTATCGGTTGTTGGTCGTCGACAACGAGGCTGCTCATGCGCGAGCGATGACGGAGAGCCTGGAAAAAGTGGGCTACGTTTGCGAGGTCGCGACCAGCGGCCCCGATGCCGCCGCTCTGATCCAGCGAGAAACGTTTGACATCATCATCACGGACATGGTGATGAACGACGTTGACGGAATGAAAATCCTCGCCTTGGCCAACGAACGGTTGCCCGAATGCGAAGTCGTGATGGTCACCGGCCATGCGACCGTGCCGATCGCTGTCGAAGCCATGCAGCTGGGCGCGTTCAACTTCCTCGAAAAACCGATCACGCCGAGCCGGTTGCGAGCCATCGTTGAAAAGGCCGCCGAGAACGTCGAACTGCGACGCCAAAACACCGAGTTGATGCAGCGACTCGATGAGCGATTTGGCTTTGAAGGCATCATCTACACCAGCAAGAAGATGCAGACGGTCATCGATCGTCTGCGTCGAATCGCGGCCACCGACGCAACCGTGCTGATCACCGGGGAATCCGGAACCGGCAAAGAGATGGTGGCGCAAGCGATCCACCAGAACAGCCCTCGGAAGAACAAACGGATCGTCGCGCTCAATACCCGGGCCGTTTCCGAAAACCTGGTCGAAAGCGAGCTGTTCGGTCACGTCAAAGGCTCGTTCACCGACGCGGTGTCCGACCGGGAAGGGGCGTTCGAATACGCCAACGGAGGCACTCTGTTTCTGGATGAAGTCGGCGACATGCCGATGAGCACCCAGATCAAACTGCTGCGAGTGCTGGAAGAAAGCCAGATCACTCGCGTCGGTGGCAACAAATCCATCAAGGTCAACGTTCGCCTGATCTCGGCCACCAACCGACCGCTCGAAGAGATGATCGATGCAGGAACGTTCCGCAACGACCTCTACTTCCGACTGAAAGTCGTGACGATCGAACTGCCGCCGCTGCGTGAACGCCGCGACGATGTGATCACGCTGATGGACCATTTCCGCAAGATGTTCCTGCGGCGGCACGGGAAGTCCTCTGCCCATTTCACCCCTGCGGTGACCAAGAAGTTCTTCGCCTATGACTGGCCCGGCAACATCCGTCAGCTCCGGAACTTTGTCGAAACCATGGTGGTACTGGACACCGATGGGTCGCTCGACGAAGACGACTTGCCACCTGAACTGATTGATGAGACTCCCCAGGAAGGCAGCGACGCGACAACCCCAGCCTTGATCGAAGGCTCCATGAGTTTCGTTGGAAAGCCGCTTGCCGAGATTGAACGCTGGGCGATCGAAGAAACGCTGAAGATGACCGGCAACAATCGCGAAGAGGCCGCCAAGATCCTTCAGATCGGCGCCCGGACCCTCTACCGCCGTCTCGACCAATACAAAAAAGATGAAGACGAAGCGAATTCCTAG